In Populus alba chromosome 9, ASM523922v2, whole genome shotgun sequence, a genomic segment contains:
- the LOC118032281 gene encoding uncharacterized protein, with the protein MSMRIKAVVDKFVQELKEALDADIQDRIMKEREMQSYIEEREREVAEREAAWKAELSRREAEIARQEARLKMEKENLEKEKSVLMGTASNQDNQDGALEITVSGEKYRCLRFSKAKK; encoded by the exons atgtcaATGAGAATAAAGGCGGTGGTGGACAAGTTCGTGCAGGAGCTGAAAGAAGCGTTGGATGCAGATATACAGGACAGAAttatgaaagaaagagagatgcAGAGTTACATCGAAGAACGTGAACGCGAAGTCGCCGAGCGTGAAGCTGCTTGGAAGGCTGAGCTCTCTCGCCGcgag GCAGAGATTGCTCGCCAGGAAGCAAGGCTGAAGATGGAGAAAGAAAATCTCGAGAAAGAGAAAAGTGTTCTCATGGGAACCGCCTCTAATCAGGATAATCAAGATGGAGCTCTGGAAATCACTGTTAGTGGCGAGAAGTATCGATGCCTCAGATTCTCAAAGGCAAAGAAATGA
- the LOC118032279 gene encoding uncharacterized protein, translating to MEECMRKLALWHTRTFNPVMTHEELEPIMITMGFVGLPPSPTSSSSSWKVYAYMAKPPNHKYPYDHAEEQSLAPLRPKLPYPKIDGLHLYTYQAFIDAVNFYLEMSDISDLFHIRGMPLYRNVDRSRKWRRMEDDESVFVYREGTLDQTTYLLYHSDKSGNEDDSVLIRVRGKNAPITCIVPLKDIIVA from the exons ATGGAGGAGTGCATGAGAAAGCTAGCTCTATGGCACACCCGGACATTCAATCCCGTTATGACTCACGAAGAGCTTGAGCCCATCATGATCACCATGGGCTTCGTGGGCCTCCCCCCTTCCCCCACGTCCTCGTCTTCCTCGTGGAAGGTGTACGCTTACATGGCTAAGCCGCCTAATCACAAGTACCCCTACGACCACGCGGAGGAGCAGTCTCTGGCTCCGCTGCGGCCCAAGCTGCCTTACCCTAAGATAGATGGCCTCCACCTATACACTTACCAGGCTTTCATCGACGCCGTTAACTTCTACCTCGAGATGTCTGATATCTCCGACCTCTTCCACATTAG GGGGATGCCGCTTTATCGGAATGTGGACAGAAGTAGAAAGTGGCGTCGAATGGAAGACGATGAGAGCGTGTTTGTTTACAGAGAGGGGACTCTTGATCAAACAACATACCTTCTTTATCACTCCGACAAGTCGGGCAATGAAGATGATTCCGTGCTTATTCGTGTCAGGGGCAAGAATGCCCCTATCACTTGCATTGTCCCCCTGAAGGACATCATAGTAGCATGA
- the LOC118032276 gene encoding uncharacterized protein produces the protein MGTPFKSHHLLLLFSVLLLILINHPSEAEAEAEDAAIISRFQQYLQINTAQPTPQYQQSADFLISQAKSIGLESQSIEFVQNKPLILLKWPGSDPTLPSILLNSHTDVVPVEHHKWTHHPFGAHVDSHGNIFARGSQDMKCVGMQYLEAIRRLKSSGFVPLRSVYLSFVPDEEIGGHDGAEKFADSDIFNSMNVGIVLDEGLASPNENYRTFYAEKCPWWMVIKATGAPGHGAKLYDNSAMENLLKSIESVRRFRASQFDLVKAGLKAEGEVISVNMVFLKAGTPSPTGFVMNLQPSEAEAGFDIRVPPTADPESLERRIAEEWAPVSRNMTFQFKQQVSIHGKSGRPVLTKTDSSNPWWSLLEEAVRKANGKLGKPEIFPASTDARYFRQLGLPAIGFSPMANTPILLHDHNEFLNQDEYLKGIHVYEAIIKAYASYIEHASNGSTRDEL, from the exons ATGGGGACACCCTTCAAAAGCCatcatctcctcctcctcttctccgTGCTTCTACTAATCCTTATAAATCATCCATCGGAAGCGGAAGCGGAAGCAGAAGATGCAGCAATCATATCAAGATTCCAACAATACCTTCAGATCAACACTGCACAACCCACCCCTCAATACCAACAATCAGCTGACTTTCTCATCTCCCAAGCCAAATCCATCGGCCTCGAATCCCAATCTATCGAGTTTGTCCAAAACAAGCCACTCATCCTCCTCAAATGGCCTGGATCTGACCCGACTCTCCCTTCGATCCTTCTCAACTCACACACAGATGTCGTCCCAGTAGAACACCACAAGTGGACTCATCATCCTTTTGGCGCCCATGTTGATTCTCATGGTAATATCTTTGCTAGAGGGTCTCAGGACATGAAGTGCGTTGGCATGCAGTACTTGGAAGCTATTCGTCGCTTGAAGTCTTCTGGGTTTGTCCCACTTCGTTCTGTTTACTTATCCTTTGTCCCTGATGAAGAAATCGGTGGCCATGATGGTGCTGAGAAGTTTGCTGACTCTGATATCTTTAACAGTATGAATGTTGGCATAGTACTTGATGAAG GGTTGGCATCACCGAACGAGAATTACAGGACGTTTTATGCGGAGAAGTGTCCTTGGTGGATGGTGATTAAGGCTACTGGGGCACCAGGACATGGAGCTAAATTGTATGATAATAGTGCTATGGAGAATCTTTTGAAAAGTATTGAGAGTGTGAGGAGGTTTAGAGCTTCTCAGTTTGATTTGGTGAAGGCCGGCTTGAAAGCTGAAGGAGAGGTCATATCTGTCAACATGGTCTTTCTTAAGGCTGGCACTCCTTCTCCTACT GGATTTGTCATGAATTTGCAGCCATCTGAAGCAGAAGCAGGTTTTGATATTCGAGTCCCACCGACTGCAGATCCAGAATCTTTGGAGAGACGAATTGCAGAAGAGTGGGCTCCTGTTTCACGTAATATGACATTCCAG TTTAAGCAGCAAGtttcaatacatggtaagtctGGGAGGCCAGTACTTACGAAGACTGACAGTTCTAATCCATGGTGGAGCCTGCTTGAGGAAGCTGTCAGAAAAGCTAATGGAAAACTTGGTAAGCCAGAGATCTTTCCTGCGTCAACTGACGCTCGCTACTTTCGGCAACTAGGCCTGCCAGCAATTGGCTTCTCTCCGATGGCGAACACACCTATACTACTGCATGACCACAATGAG TTCCTGAACCAAGACGAATACCTGAAAGGCATCCATGTTTATGAGGCAATAATTAAAGCTTATGCATCTTACATCGAGCACGCAAGCAATGGAAGCACAAGAGATGAGTTGTGA
- the LOC118032277 gene encoding expansin-A20 produces MGALKAILLYLIIHQTWKITADDEEWKSATATYVKETSGSIIVEGACGYGDLHRATYGKYSAGLSSMLFNRGSTCGACFEVRCVDHILWCLQGSPSVFLTATDFCPPNYGLSSDYGGWCNFPKEHFEMSEAAFAEIAEKKADIVPVQHRRVKCDRRGGLRFTVSGNFHFYQVLISNVGLDGEVIAVKVKGSRTAWIPMARNWGQNWQSNTNLIGQPLSFEVTTSSGRTLTSYNVAPANWQFGQIFEGKQF; encoded by the exons ATGGGTGCTCTAAAAGCCATTCTTCTCTACTTGATTATACACCAAACATGGAAGATCACAGCTGATGATGAGGAATGGAAGTCTGCTACTGCAACATACGTTAAGGAGACAAGTGGATCAATCATTGTAG AAGGTGCTTGTGGGTATGGGGACCTTCACAGGGCCACCTATGGAAAATACAGTGCTGGACTAAGTAGCATGCTGTTCAACAGAGGGAGTACCTGTGGGGCTTGCTTCGAGGTCAGATGTGTAGACCACATCTTATGGTGCCTGCAGGGTAGCCCCTCCGTCTTTCTCACTGCTACAGATTTCTGCCCTCCAAATTACGGGCTTTCATCGGATTATGGTGGCTGGTGCAATTTCCCCAAAGAACACTTTGAGATGTCAGAAGCGGCATTTGCTGAAATCGCAGAGAAAAAGGCTGATATTGTGCCGGTTCAGCACAGAAG GGTGAAGTGTGATAGAAGGGGTGGGCTGAGATTCACAGTGAGTGGGAATTTTCACTTTTATCAAGTACTCATCAGCAATGTGGGATTGGATGGTGAGGTGATTGCTGTGAAAGTGAAGGGATCAAGAACAGCGTGGATACCTATGGCAAGAAACTGGGGACAAAACTGGCAATCCAATACCAACCTTATTGGACAGCCTCTATCTTTCGAGGTGACTACCAGCAGCGGAAGAACACTCACATCTTACAATGTTGCACCAGCAAACTGGCAATTTGGCCAGATATTTGAAGGCAAGCAATTCTAG
- the LOC118032284 gene encoding uncharacterized protein — protein MDPTMQPIALSASTHPSLDSANKPACALAVNTCNLSLSLSLSLSSCALYSFYLIPLVPSPTRAPAITTGHLYCYPNSLINSLLLLLLILITMSSIVQSFRKRNSSAALPVSQTHFSKDQAVAGLRRRLSSLSLKIQPISSPATQWAFQRSKSVSAMGEYAGSSVKKWWDWGWSWILSRKPVFAQDLEMNEEETRVLGCHSKGSWGHVFYKFRSEVIKLARSGDKAVLPQTCRSI, from the coding sequence ATGGACCCCACCATGCAGCCCATTGCCCTGTCAGCATCCACCCATCCTTCCCTCGATTCTGCGAATAAACCAGCCTGTGCTCTAGCTGTTAACACTTGtaatctctccctctccctctccctctccctctcctcctGTGCTCTCTACTCTTTCTACCTAATCCCCCTCGTTCCTTCACCCACACGCGCGCCCGCCATCACCACTGGCCACCTCTACTGCTATCCCAACTCTTTAATTaattctcttctccttctcctcctgATATTAATAACAATGAGCTCCATTGTCCAGAGCTTTCGAAAGAGAAACAGTTCTGCTGCTCTCCCAGTCTCACAAACTCACTTCTCTAAAGACCAGGCTGTAGCCGGTCTGCGTAGAAGACTCTCCTCTCTTTCCCTCAAGATCCAGCCCATCTCTTCCCCTGCTACTCAATGGGCATTTCAAAGATCCAAATCTGTTTCGGCCATGGGGGAATACGCTGGCAGTTCCGTTAAGAAATGGTGGGACTGGGGCTGGTCTTGGATCCTTTCAAGAAAGCCCGTTTTTGCTCAGGATCTTGAAATGAATGAAGAAGAGACCAGGGTTCTCGGTTGTCATAGCAAGGGGAGCTGGGGACATGTGTTCTATAAGTTCAGGTCCGAGGTAATAAAGCTTGCGAGGTCTGGAGATAAAGCTGTCCTTCCTCAAACTTGCAGGTCGATCTGA
- the LOC118032278 gene encoding protein THYLAKOID ASSEMBLY 8, chloroplastic, which translates to MTTKTQSISSFHFLKNPWTPPTTTQTILRPMNRTIRAAASVRSLNRKPLQKGRNLSIEAIQTIQALKLAHNNDKSLLDQVFRSKFSRLLKFDMTAVLRELLRQNHCLLALKVFEDIRVEHWYKPKVLLYNEMIQVMASNGFIEEVQLLFRYLESEITGDLQFKTDEFNQLLATLISFKLGGLVMECYEWMKSVVVGCEPDRSTFKLLVNGLESIGEFELSVVVRQDAYKFYGESLDFEAEEEGIAS; encoded by the exons ATGACGACGAAGACACAAAGTATTAGTAGTTTCCATTTCCTTAAAAACCCATGGACACCACCAACAACAACACAAACAATTCTTCGTCCAATGAATAGAACAATAAGAGCTGCTGCTAGTGTTAGAAGCCTAAATCGAAAGCCGCTCCAGAAAGGTAGAAACCTCAGCATCGAAGCCATCCAGACAATACAAGCCTTAAAACTAGCTCACAACAACGACAAGTCGCTGCTTGACCAAGTCTTCCGTTCTAAATTCAGCCGATTGTTGAAGTTCGACATGACTGCAGTTCTTCGCGAACTCCTCCGCCAGAACCACTGCCTCTTGGCTCTCAAG gtttTTGAGGATATTCGAGTGGAGCACTGGTACAAGCCAAAGGTGTTGTTGTATAATGAGATGATTCAAGTAATGGCCAGCAATGGATTCATTGAAGAGGTTCAACTACTTTTTAGGTACCTGGAGAGTGAAATTACAGGTGATTTACAGTTTAAAACAGATGAATTTAATCAACTGCTGGCAACTCTGATCAGTTTTAAGCTGGGTGGACTTGTTATGGAGTGCTATGAATGGATGAAGTCTGTTGTGGTAGGGTGTGAACCTGATAGGTCCACGTTTAAATTACTTGTGAATGGTTTAGAGTCGATTGGCGAATTCGAGCTTTCGGTTGTTGTAAGGCAGGATGCTTACAAGTTTTATGGTGAATCCCTCGATTTTGAGGCGGAGGAGGAAGGGATAGCAAGTTGA
- the LOC118032280 gene encoding exopolygalacturonase isoform X2: MRFGARADGRTDDSKAFIAAWKEACRATGKVKLLIPKGMYLIGPVKFAGPCKNVSSLTVYMKGYLKATTKLSSYGSGTGWVEFGWLERLTLTGGGTFDGQGAKAWPYNNCTKDSKCKLLPTNVKFVAMNQTVVQGITSLNSKFFHIALVECKNFKGTKIKISAPADSPNTDGIHVERSSSVYISQSLIGTGDDCISIGQGNSQVTITRIRCGPGHGISVGSLGRYENEGDVSGLVVRDCAISGTMNGIRIKTWANSPGSSAATNMTFENIVMNNVTNPIIIDQSYCPFSSCTSTEPSKVKLSDVYFKQIRGTSSSAVAVALECSKEIPCQNIYLENVHLELSSGEKQATSSCKNVRARYIGEQIPPPCA; the protein is encoded by the exons ATGAGATTCGGTGCTCGAGCTGATGGCAGAACTGATGACagcaag GCCTTCATAGCAGCATGGAAGGAGGCGTGTAGAGCAACAGGAAAGGTTAAACTTCTGATACCAAAAGGAATGTACTTGATTGGCCCTGTTAAATTTGCAGGCCCTTGCAAAAATGTATCGTCTCTTACTGTCTACATGAAG GGTTATTTAAAGGCTACAACAAAGTTGTCTAGTTATGGATCTGGAACTGGTTGGGTTGAATTTGGATGGCTGGAGAGGCTAACTTTGACCGGAGGTGGAACCTTTGATGGCCAAGGTGCCAAAGCCTGGCCTTACAATAACTGCACCAAAGACTCAAAGTGTAAACTTCTTCCAACT AATGTAAAATTTGTGGCAATGAACCAGACTGTAGTCCAAGGCATAACTTCACTGAATAGCAAGTTCTTTCATATAGCTCTTGTCGAATGCAAGAACTTCAAAGGTACTAAAATCAAGATTTCTGCACCAGCAGACAGCCCCAACACTGACGGTATCCACGTGGAGCGAAGCTCTAGCGTCTATATCTCTCAATCGCTTATTGGTACTGGTGATGATTGCATTTCTATTGGACAAGGAAATTCTCAGGTTACCATCACAAGAATCAGATGCGGACCTGGTCATGGAATCAG TGTTGGAAGCTTGGGAAGATATGAGAACGAAGGGGATGTAAGTGGGCTAGTTGTTAGAGATTGTGCCATATCAGGAACCATGAATGGCATCAGGATAAAAACATGGGCAAACTCCCCAGGTAGCAGCGCAGCAACCAATATGACATTTGAGAACATTGTGATGAACAATGTGACCAATCCAATAATAATTGATCAGTCATATTGCCCATTCAGTTCTTGCACCTCCACA GAACCATCTAAGGTGAAGCTAAGTGATGTATATTTCAAGCAGATAAGAGGGACCTCATCATCTGCAGTGGCAGTAGCGCTGGAATGTAGCAAGGAGATACCGTGCCAGAACATATACCTCGAGAATGTTCACTTGGAATTGTCATCAGGGGAGAAACAAGCCACTTCATCATGTAAAAATGTTAGAGCTAGGTACATTGGCGAACAAATTCCACCACCATGTGCCTAG
- the LOC118032280 gene encoding exopolygalacturonase isoform X1 → MYSNNMTSHGSGTWMLLLLLSFFCFNAAVFTGADGQGLEVEARRPISHHKGNSSLLFDVMRFGARADGRTDDSKAFIAAWKEACRATGKVKLLIPKGMYLIGPVKFAGPCKNVSSLTVYMKGYLKATTKLSSYGSGTGWVEFGWLERLTLTGGGTFDGQGAKAWPYNNCTKDSKCKLLPTNVKFVAMNQTVVQGITSLNSKFFHIALVECKNFKGTKIKISAPADSPNTDGIHVERSSSVYISQSLIGTGDDCISIGQGNSQVTITRIRCGPGHGISVGSLGRYENEGDVSGLVVRDCAISGTMNGIRIKTWANSPGSSAATNMTFENIVMNNVTNPIIIDQSYCPFSSCTSTEPSKVKLSDVYFKQIRGTSSSAVAVALECSKEIPCQNIYLENVHLELSSGEKQATSSCKNVRARYIGEQIPPPCA, encoded by the exons ATGTACAGCAATAACATGACGAGCCATGGAAGCGGTACCTGGATGCTGTTGCTGTTATTGTCCTTCTTTTGTTTCAATGCTGCTGTTTTCACAGGTGCAGATGGACAAGGCCTTGAAGTTGAAGCAAGAAGACCAATCTCGCACCACAAGGGAAACAGCTCTCTCCTCTTTGACGTCATGAGATTCGGTGCTCGAGCTGATGGCAGAACTGATGACagcaag GCCTTCATAGCAGCATGGAAGGAGGCGTGTAGAGCAACAGGAAAGGTTAAACTTCTGATACCAAAAGGAATGTACTTGATTGGCCCTGTTAAATTTGCAGGCCCTTGCAAAAATGTATCGTCTCTTACTGTCTACATGAAG GGTTATTTAAAGGCTACAACAAAGTTGTCTAGTTATGGATCTGGAACTGGTTGGGTTGAATTTGGATGGCTGGAGAGGCTAACTTTGACCGGAGGTGGAACCTTTGATGGCCAAGGTGCCAAAGCCTGGCCTTACAATAACTGCACCAAAGACTCAAAGTGTAAACTTCTTCCAACT AATGTAAAATTTGTGGCAATGAACCAGACTGTAGTCCAAGGCATAACTTCACTGAATAGCAAGTTCTTTCATATAGCTCTTGTCGAATGCAAGAACTTCAAAGGTACTAAAATCAAGATTTCTGCACCAGCAGACAGCCCCAACACTGACGGTATCCACGTGGAGCGAAGCTCTAGCGTCTATATCTCTCAATCGCTTATTGGTACTGGTGATGATTGCATTTCTATTGGACAAGGAAATTCTCAGGTTACCATCACAAGAATCAGATGCGGACCTGGTCATGGAATCAG TGTTGGAAGCTTGGGAAGATATGAGAACGAAGGGGATGTAAGTGGGCTAGTTGTTAGAGATTGTGCCATATCAGGAACCATGAATGGCATCAGGATAAAAACATGGGCAAACTCCCCAGGTAGCAGCGCAGCAACCAATATGACATTTGAGAACATTGTGATGAACAATGTGACCAATCCAATAATAATTGATCAGTCATATTGCCCATTCAGTTCTTGCACCTCCACA GAACCATCTAAGGTGAAGCTAAGTGATGTATATTTCAAGCAGATAAGAGGGACCTCATCATCTGCAGTGGCAGTAGCGCTGGAATGTAGCAAGGAGATACCGTGCCAGAACATATACCTCGAGAATGTTCACTTGGAATTGTCATCAGGGGAGAAACAAGCCACTTCATCATGTAAAAATGTTAGAGCTAGGTACATTGGCGAACAAATTCCACCACCATGTGCCTAG
- the LOC118032282 gene encoding damage-control phosphatase At2g17340 → MESESEMVAFPLLLTPIESNYRACTIPYRFPSDNPKKPTPTELQWIDLFLNSIPSFKKRAESDPTVPDAPVRAEKFAQRYGDVLEDFKKDPESHGGPPDCVLLCRLREIILRELGFIDIFKKVKDEENAKAISLFKDVVQLNDAIEDEPKRLENLVRGIFAGNIFDLGSAELAEVFSKDGMSFLASCQNLVPRPWVIDDLDAFKVKWSKKSWKKVVIFVDNSGADIILGILPFARELLRHGTQVVLAANDMPSINDVTYTELIEIIAKLKDENGQLMGVNTSNLLIANSGNDLPVIDLTRVSQVLAYLASDADLVVLEGMGRGIETNLYAQFKCDSLKIGMVKHPEVAQFLGGRLYDCVFKYNEVVS, encoded by the exons ATGGAGAGCGAATCGGAGATGGTAGCCTTCCCGTTGCTGTTGACGCCGATCGAATCCAATTACAGAGCTTGCACCATTCCTTACCGCTTCCCCTCAGACAATCCTAAGAAACCAACCCCTACCGAGCTCCAATGGATTGACCTCTTTCTCAATTCCATTCCCTCCTTCAa GAAGCGTGCTGAAAGTGATCCTACTGTTCCTGATGCCCCTGTCAGAGCTGAAAAATTCGCTCAGAG atatgGTGATGTACTGGAGGACTTTAAGAAAGACCCGGAAAGCCATGGTGGCCCTCCCGATTGCGTT CTTCTCTGCAGACTGCGGGAGATAATCCTTAGAGAGTTGGGATTTATAGACATATTCAAGAAAGTCAAG GATGAAGAGAATGCAAAGGCTATATCACTCTTTAAGGATGTAGTTCAGCTTAATGATGCTATTGAAGATGAGCCCAAGCGCCTAGAAAATCTTGTCAGAGGAATATTTGCTGGGAATATCTTCGACCTCGGTTCGGCAGAG CTTGCTGAGGTTTTCTCAAAGGATGGAATGTCCTTTTTAGCTAGTTGTCAAAATCTTGTCCCTCGACCCTGGGTCATTGATGACTTGGACGCCTTTAAAGTGAAATGGAGCAAGAAATCATGGAAAAAG GTTGTCATCTTTGTTGATAATTCCGGTGCAGATATAATTTTGGGTATTTTGCCCTTTGCAAGAGAGCTACTGCGGCATGGAACTCAG GTTGTGTTGGCTGCCAATGACATGCCTTCCATCAATGATGTCACTTACACTGAACTGATAGAGATTATAGCAAAG ttgaaggatgaaaatggACAACTTATGGGTGTCAACACGTCAAATCTTTTGATAGCCAATTCTGGAAATGATTTGCCG GTTATTGATCTTACAAGAGTATCCCAAGTGCTAGCCTATCTAGCAAGTGATGCAGACCTAGTAGTATTGGAAGGAATG GGCCGTGGGATAGAGACAAATCTTTATGCTCAGTTTAAATGCGACTCTCTCAAGATTGGGATG GTGAAACATCCTGAGGTTGCTCAGTTCCTTGGGGGACGGCTTTATGATTGTGTTTTCAAGTACAATGAAGTCGTGAGttaa